Below is a window of Flavobacterium cyclinae DNA.
AAAGAAACCTTTTTTGTTTCTAATCGTTGGTATATGATTATTGGTATGATATTATCATTAGTTCTACCTTTGATTACGTTTACCAAAACGATTTGGGTTGACCCGATTCCAATTCAAGAATCTTTTGAAGAAATAACTCCAATAATTACAACTTCTGATGCAACTCCTATTCAAGAAAATTTAATAGATTGGTCACTTGTTGCCACTACAACTTATATAGTAATTTCCATCTTACTAGTAATGAGAATAACTTTTGAATTGGTTTCTTTTTTTAATAGAATTAGAAAACATAACAAAAAAAAGGAATCCGAATATACTCTCATCTATTCTAATACCACAGAAAATCCGTTTTCTTTTTTTAATTATGTTGTTATTAATCCATCTCTATTTTCTGAAATTGAAATCCAACATATACTAACACATGAAAGCATTCATGTAAAACAAAAACATTCTGTAGATGTATTACTTGGAAAACTATTTTGTGCATTATTTTGGGTAAATCCAATTGTATGGTTGTACCGAAAAGCGATGTTGCAAAATCTAGAATTCATTGCTGATAATGCTACTTTTCAACAAATAGAAAACAAATACGAATATCAAAAAACCTTATTAAAAGTTGTGACTCATCAACACAACTTAAGTATTACTAATCAATTTTATCAATCATTAATCAAAAAACGAATCGTTATGTTACACACAAATCAATCCCACAAAAGAAATGCTTGGAAGTATGCTACAATTCTTCCTCTATTAACAGGTTTCTTTTTTATGTTTCAAATTGAAACCGTAGCGCAAGTGAAGGAAGTTGTCACCAATGAAATAACAAAAAGTGAAGAAAAAGTATCGGTAATCATTACTCCAAAAATGAGCAACGAAAATTTAAAACAGATTGAAAAAATATTTTCGGATTCAGATTTAACTTTGAAAATTTCAAACTTAAAAAGAGATAAAAATGACGCTTTAACTGCTATTAAAATAGTTTTTAAGACCAAATCTGGAGAGATTAAAGAATATAAAATCGATCGAACTATTCCAATCGAAACTATTGAACTTTATAAAAGTAGCAATAGAGATAATGAAGATTATTTTGGATTTAAAAAACTAAGTGAAACTCCAACTTACGAATTCACTGAAGCTGATACAGAAGAAATTGCAATTGTTGGAAAAGCACAAGAATCAAATGACAAAAACTTTTGGACCGTTGATAATATGGTTAAAAACGGAAAAAAAGTAAAAATGATTGTGAATGGTAAACTACAATCGGAAAACGAAAAAATTAAGATTCCATTAGACGAAGAATTAGATAATTTGAAAGAACTGGATGATAAAGAATTAAAATCCAAATACAAAATCGACAAAATGGAAGATGAAGTATATTATGAATTAACTACAAAAAAAACACTTAAAATAAAACAAGTAAGTAAAACCTTTGATTCTAATGGTGATATTAGAAATGAAAGTACAAATTCGAGCTGGGGTATTAGTTATCAAGTAGGTAATCCAAGTACAGAAAAGTTGATTGAAGATACCAATAATCCAAAAGTAGATATATCAAAAACATTGATTATTTATAATGGAATTGAATTTAAGTACTCAGAATTAAATAATATAGACCCAAAAAATATAGAAAAAATAGTTACTAAAAGTCCAAACGATGATTTGATTAAATTATATGGTGAAAAGGCAAAAAACGGTGTTATTATAATTGAATCAAATGATTACAAAAAAAACAGCTCTGACTTAAAAACATTTGAATTTAAAACAAGTAAACCAAAACCTAAAACAATAGAAATTAAAAACGGTGATGTTGTTGTAATTTTTGATGGTGATAAAATTAAATTCCCTGGTTACCCTACACAATATTTGAATCAATTAAAATTAGAATTTCAAGGTAAAATTCTTGAAGACAACATTGATTTCTTCAAAAACTACGAACTTCAAAAAATAAAAGATATCAAAATAATTGAGGAGGAATCATCTCCAAAAGAAAAGAAAATAATCAAAAAAATAATCATAGAAACCAAATAACCAAAAATCCCGATTTTGAAAATGATTCAAAATCGGGATTTTTAATTTCCTATATTTGCCAAAATTTAAAACCATGTTTAAACTATTAGCCAAGTTAAATAAATTAGTATTACCCAGTTTTACAAAACGTGGACTAGATCCTATCAAAGCAAAAAAATGGCAAAAAGCTATAATTGCTTATCGATATTGGGTAACAGTAAAAGCTTTGGATTAATCAATATAGGTTTTATTACCGTTTTTATTGATGTAATACTTTCCACCTTTTGGTCCAGTATATACTTTTTTCCCTTTGTATTTTCCCGTTACTTTATCTTTTACTTTTTTTTCAGCTGCTTTTGATGCCGCTGTTTCTTTTAAATTTTCTTGTTCTTCGGAATTTGATTTAGTATTTTTTTCTTTCTTGTTAGGTTTATTTTTATTTGCAGAGGCTTTCTTTTTTGCTGCTTTTATTTTTTTCTGATATTCTTTCTTATTTTTTTCAACCTGTTCTTTAGTAACTTTCTTACCGTCTTTAATAACTTTAGTTTCTTGCGCTGAAATGCTTATTGAAAATAAAAACAATAATCCTACTAAAATAAAATTTTTCATATTCATTAAATTAAACAAGTTTATGAATTCTATTTACTGGGATTACAACTCCTTGTTTTAAAATAACACGATTATCAGTAACGCCCCAAATCGTAGTTTCTACCATTTTCTTTGAAGAATCGTCTTCAAAATAAATTTTAATTTTAACGTGTTCTAAATTACCTAAAGAAAGTGCTCGTTCTAAATTGGTTTTGCGAGAAGCAATTTCTTCTTTATCTTCTAATACTTCAGTTTTTGGAAAATTTAAAGACGCAATAGATTCTTTATCTATTAATTCAAATGTTGTGCTCATACGTTTTATTGATTTGGTTAGATTCATAAAATTATAAAAAAAACAATATAAAAAATTAATTTTTCAATTTAATTTCTAAAATAAATTTTAGTCGAATTCAAAAAAAAAGAGACTACACGAAGTAGTCTCTTTTCTATTTTGATAAGTGTTTGTTTAGAACTTCATTCCTACACCAACTCCTATTAACCAAGGATTGATATCAACTTCTGCAGGAATACTTAATCCTGGAGCTAAATTAGAAGCATCAACAGTAACATCAGTGCTTAAAAATAAACGTTTAACATCTAAATTGATAAAAAAGGTATCATCAACCATTAAATCAAAACCTAACTGAGCTGCATAACCTAATGCATTGTCATATTTTACATCGGCAACATCACCTGATTTTACATTATAAAACAATGTATAATTAACACCTGCTCCAATATATGGTTTAAAAACTTTGTTTTCAGATGTATAAAAATGATACTGAGCTGTTAATGTTGGAGGTAATAACCAAACACTTCCTAAATTTACATCGCCTGCAGCTGTATTAATAGCTTGAACATCATGTTTTGTGGTTCCTAGAATCAATTCTGCAGCAAAATTTTCAGTAAAAAAGTAAGTAAAATCCAATTCTGGAACTATCGTATTTGAAATTGCAACATCTCCGCCAATAATTCCAATTGTTGCACTTTCATCTGGAGCAACTCCTAAGGCTCTTAAACGTACTTGCCATTTTTTAAATTCAGTTGTTTTTTCTTCATTATCTTGTGCGTTTACAAAATTTACCGTCATTAAAGACATTGCCATTAAAGCAAAAACTATTTTTCTCATTTTGTTAAGTTTAAAAAAATTATGACTCAAAGATATTGGGATGCAAAAACATAAAAACTGATATAAATCATAGATTAAAAAGTATTAAACTCTAATTATCATTTTAAAATCCTATAATTTTAATTTACATTTGTGGTCCTTATGCAAAAAACCGTCAACATACTTAATAAAAGAGCTAAATTCGATTACGAAATTTTAGACAAATACACAGCTGGAATCGTTTTAACCGGAACCGAAATCAAGTCAATTCGTCTCGGAAAAGCTTCTATTGCTGAAAGTTTTTGTGAATTTAGCGAAGGAGAATTGTTTTTAATCAATTCGCACATTGAAGAATATTTATACGGTACACACTACAATCACAAAGCTAAAAGTGAGCGTAAATTGCTATTAAACAAACGCGAATTAAAAAAACTAAATAAAGATTCTGATAATAAAGGTTTAACGATTATTCCTCTTAGATTGTTTACCAATGAAAAAGGATTGGCTAAATTAGATATTGCTTTATGTAGAGGTAAGAAAAACTACGACAAACGCGAATCTTTAAAAGAACAAGATACCAAACGCGATTTAGATCGAATTAAGAAAAGTTACTAATTGTTCTGTGATGAAAGAAATTTTGAAACAAGCCCGTATTGAAAAAGGTCTTTCAACCCGAAAGTTAGCCGAACTATCAAAAACCGATCAAGCTTTAATAAGTAAATTTGAAAACGGATTTCGTATTCCTACTAAAAAACAAATTCAAACACTAGCCCAAATTTTAGAAATCGATTTGAAGCCTTTATTGGTGGCTTGGTACAAAGTAAAATTAGACCATAATTTCGATTTAAATCCATTTGCTATTCAAGCTATTACGGAAATTCTGCAAGAAAAAGGCATTGAAGTTGGTAATTCATCTAAAGAAAAAGAAATCACTTCCATCTTAGACGAATTGGAAATTTTAAAACAAAAATTAACGAATCTTCGCTAATTAGTTTTTATTTTCTAAAAGGGGAACAAATCTAAAATCACCAAATTCGTGTTTCTCAAATTGCGTTTCGTTTTTACGAATCAACAACGTCATAATTTGCTCTTTTTCGCCTACGGGAATTACTAACCTTCCTCCTATTTTTAATTGTGCCATCAAAGGTTGTGGAATAAATGGAGCTCCAGCAGTTACAATAATTCCGTCGAAAGGTGCATAATCAGGTAACCCTTTGTAACCATCTCCAAACGATAAATACTTTGG
It encodes the following:
- a CDS encoding M56 family metallopeptidase; this translates as MENLLIYFLKANGLIILFYLMYVVFLRKETFFVSNRWYMIIGMILSLVLPLITFTKTIWVDPIPIQESFEEITPIITTSDATPIQENLIDWSLVATTTYIVISILLVMRITFELVSFFNRIRKHNKKKESEYTLIYSNTTENPFSFFNYVVINPSLFSEIEIQHILTHESIHVKQKHSVDVLLGKLFCALFWVNPIVWLYRKAMLQNLEFIADNATFQQIENKYEYQKTLLKVVTHQHNLSITNQFYQSLIKKRIVMLHTNQSHKRNAWKYATILPLLTGFFFMFQIETVAQVKEVVTNEITKSEEKVSVIITPKMSNENLKQIEKIFSDSDLTLKISNLKRDKNDALTAIKIVFKTKSGEIKEYKIDRTIPIETIELYKSSNRDNEDYFGFKKLSETPTYEFTEADTEEIAIVGKAQESNDKNFWTVDNMVKNGKKVKMIVNGKLQSENEKIKIPLDEELDNLKELDDKELKSKYKIDKMEDEVYYELTTKKTLKIKQVSKTFDSNGDIRNESTNSSWGISYQVGNPSTEKLIEDTNNPKVDISKTLIIYNGIEFKYSELNNIDPKNIEKIVTKSPNDDLIKLYGEKAKNGVIIIESNDYKKNSSDLKTFEFKTSKPKPKTIEIKNGDVVVIFDGDKIKFPGYPTQYLNQLKLEFQGKILEDNIDFFKNYELQKIKDIKIIEEESSPKEKKIIKKIIIETK
- a CDS encoding SsrA-binding protein; translated protein: MFKLLAKLNKLVLPSFTKRGLDPIKAKKWQKAIIAYRYWVTVKALD
- a CDS encoding OmpW/AlkL family protein, which produces MRKIVFALMAMSLMTVNFVNAQDNEEKTTEFKKWQVRLRALGVAPDESATIGIIGGDVAISNTIVPELDFTYFFTENFAAELILGTTKHDVQAINTAAGDVNLGSVWLLPPTLTAQYHFYTSENKVFKPYIGAGVNYTLFYNVKSGDVADVKYDNALGYAAQLGFDLMVDDTFFINLDVKRLFLSTDVTVDASNLAPGLSIPAEVDINPWLIGVGVGMKF
- the smpB gene encoding SsrA-binding protein SmpB, whose amino-acid sequence is MQKTVNILNKRAKFDYEILDKYTAGIVLTGTEIKSIRLGKASIAESFCEFSEGELFLINSHIEEYLYGTHYNHKAKSERKLLLNKRELKKLNKDSDNKGLTIIPLRLFTNEKGLAKLDIALCRGKKNYDKRESLKEQDTKRDLDRIKKSY
- a CDS encoding helix-turn-helix domain-containing protein, which produces MKEILKQARIEKGLSTRKLAELSKTDQALISKFENGFRIPTKKQIQTLAQILEIDLKPLLVAWYKVKLDHNFDLNPFAIQAITEILQEKGIEVGNSSKEKEITSILDELEILKQKLTNLR